The following coding sequences lie in one Panicum virgatum strain AP13 chromosome 6N, P.virgatum_v5, whole genome shotgun sequence genomic window:
- the LOC120679868 gene encoding cyclin-D4-2-like isoform X2 produces MAPSCYDAVASMLLCAEEHSSILCLDEEDDVASEEVAAGRKRGRSPGCADGFGADLFPPQSEECVAGLVEREPEHMPRSDYGERLRGGDGVDLCVRREGVDWIWKVYTYYNFGPVTAYLAVNYLDRFLSRYELPDGKDWMTQLLSVACLSLAAKMEETFVPQSLDLQVGDALYVFEAKTIQRMELLVLSTLNWRMQAVTPFSYLDYFLDKLNGGTRAPRSWLFQSAELILCAARGTGCIGFRPSEIAAAVAAAVVGEAGVVAGIETACAHVDKERVLRCQGAIQSMATPAMNTVPPKPASGRASPAPQSPVGVLDAGCLSYKSDDDGAAAATVAPHGATSSPVTSKRRKITSR; encoded by the exons ATGGCTCCGAGCTGCTACGACGCGGTCGCGTCCATGCTCCTGTGCGCCGAGGAGCACAGCAGCATCCTGTGcctggacgaggaggacgacgtggcgtcggaggaggtggcggcggggaggaagagGGGCCGGTCGCCGGGCTGCGCGGACGGTTTCGGCGCGGATTTGTTCCCGCCGCAGTCGGAGGAGTGCGTCGCCGGGCTGGtggagcgggagccggagcaCATGCCGAGGTCGGACTACGGCGAgcggctgcgcggcggcgacggcgtcgatCTCTGCGTCCGCCGCGAGGGCGTCGATTGGATTTGGAAG GTCTACACATACTACAACTTTGGTCCTGTTACTGCCTACCTGGCTGTGAACTACCTTGATCGTTTCCTCTCACGGTACGAGCTGCCG GATGGCAAGGACTGGATGACGCAGCTGCTCTCCGTTGCGTGCCTCTCTCTGGCCGCCAAGATGGAGGAAACCTTTGTCCCACAATCCTTGGACCTTCAG GTTGGAGATGCCCTGTATGTGTTTGAGGCGAAGACGATCCAGAGAATGGAGCTGCTTGTTCTAAGCACCCTCAATTGGAGGATGCAGGCCGTAACCCCCTTCTCCTACCTGGACTACTTCCTAGACAAGCTCAACGGCGGCACTCGGGCTCCAAGAAGCTGGCTCTTTCAGTCGGCAGAGCTTATCTTGTGTGCAGCTAGAG GCACCGGTTGCATAGGCTTCAGGCCTTCagagatcgccgccgccgtggcagcCGCCGTGGTCGGAGAAGCGGGCGTCGTCGCAGGCATTGAAACCGCCTGCGCCCATGTCGACAAG GAGCGGGTGTTGCGGTGCCAGGGCGCGATCCAGTCCATGGCGACCCCGGCCATGAACACTGTGCCACCGAAACCTGCAAGCGGCAGGGCCTCCCCGGCGCCGCAGAGCCCTGTAGGGGTGCTGGACGCTGGCTGCCTGAGCTACAAGAGCGACGACGatggcgcggcagcggcgactGTTGCCCCACATGGGGCTACCTCCTCCCCGGTGACCAGcaaaaggagaaaaatcaccAGCAGATGA
- the LOC120679868 gene encoding cyclin-D4-2-like isoform X1 — translation MAPSCYDAVASMLLCAEEHSSILCLDEEDDVASEEVAAGRKRGRSPGCADGFGADLFPPQSEECVAGLVEREPEHMPRSDYGERLRGGDGVDLCVRREGVDWIWKVYTYYNFGPVTAYLAVNYLDRFLSRYELPDGKDWMTQLLSVACLSLAAKMEETFVPQSLDLQVGDALYVFEAKTIQRMELLVLSTLNWRMQAVTPFSYLDYFLDKLNGGTRAPRSWLFQSAELILCAARAGTGCIGFRPSEIAAAVAAAVVGEAGVVAGIETACAHVDKERVLRCQGAIQSMATPAMNTVPPKPASGRASPAPQSPVGVLDAGCLSYKSDDDGAAAATVAPHGATSSPVTSKRRKITSR, via the exons ATGGCTCCGAGCTGCTACGACGCGGTCGCGTCCATGCTCCTGTGCGCCGAGGAGCACAGCAGCATCCTGTGcctggacgaggaggacgacgtggcgtcggaggaggtggcggcggggaggaagagGGGCCGGTCGCCGGGCTGCGCGGACGGTTTCGGCGCGGATTTGTTCCCGCCGCAGTCGGAGGAGTGCGTCGCCGGGCTGGtggagcgggagccggagcaCATGCCGAGGTCGGACTACGGCGAgcggctgcgcggcggcgacggcgtcgatCTCTGCGTCCGCCGCGAGGGCGTCGATTGGATTTGGAAG GTCTACACATACTACAACTTTGGTCCTGTTACTGCCTACCTGGCTGTGAACTACCTTGATCGTTTCCTCTCACGGTACGAGCTGCCG GATGGCAAGGACTGGATGACGCAGCTGCTCTCCGTTGCGTGCCTCTCTCTGGCCGCCAAGATGGAGGAAACCTTTGTCCCACAATCCTTGGACCTTCAG GTTGGAGATGCCCTGTATGTGTTTGAGGCGAAGACGATCCAGAGAATGGAGCTGCTTGTTCTAAGCACCCTCAATTGGAGGATGCAGGCCGTAACCCCCTTCTCCTACCTGGACTACTTCCTAGACAAGCTCAACGGCGGCACTCGGGCTCCAAGAAGCTGGCTCTTTCAGTCGGCAGAGCTTATCTTGTGTGCAGCTAGAG CAGGCACCGGTTGCATAGGCTTCAGGCCTTCagagatcgccgccgccgtggcagcCGCCGTGGTCGGAGAAGCGGGCGTCGTCGCAGGCATTGAAACCGCCTGCGCCCATGTCGACAAG GAGCGGGTGTTGCGGTGCCAGGGCGCGATCCAGTCCATGGCGACCCCGGCCATGAACACTGTGCCACCGAAACCTGCAAGCGGCAGGGCCTCCCCGGCGCCGCAGAGCCCTGTAGGGGTGCTGGACGCTGGCTGCCTGAGCTACAAGAGCGACGACGatggcgcggcagcggcgactGTTGCCCCACATGGGGCTACCTCCTCCCCGGTGACCAGcaaaaggagaaaaatcaccAGCAGATGA
- the LOC120677503 gene encoding zinc-finger homeodomain protein 2-like, with translation MDFDEHDDGDGDEEMTPMPVTSSYDAPMQPGLGLAGGGGTPKPGDSAGGSFRTPGGGGGGGGGGGGGGGGARYRECLKNHAVGIGGHAVDGCGEFMAAGEEGSIDALRCAACGCHRNFHRKESDSPTGGVSAADPAAALSPAAITAYGAAVAHHHPFSPYYRTPAGYLLHQHQQLAAAAAGYMHRPLALPSTSHSGRDEGDDMSGLIGPLMVAPMVGMSLGSGGGASGSSGSGKKRFRTKFTQEQKDRMLGFAEQLGWRIQKHDEAAVQQFCEEVGVKRHVLKVWMHNNKHTLGKKP, from the coding sequence ATGGACTTCGACGagcacgacgacggcgacggcgacgaggagatgACGCCGATGCCCGTGACCTCGAGCTACGACGCGCCGATGCAGCCGGGGCTCGGACTGGCAGGCGGCGGTGGGACCCCGAAGCCTGGGGACTCGGCAGGCGGTAGCTTCAGGACGCCaggtggcggcgggggaggaggtggaggtgggggcggcggcggcggcggcgccaggtaTCGGGAGTGCCTCAAGAACCACGCGGTCGGCATCGGCGGGCACGCCGTGGACGGCTGCGGCGAGTTCATGGCCGCGGGCGAGGAGGGCTCCATCGACGCGCTACGCTGCGCCGCCTGCGGGTGCCACCGCAACTTCCACCGCAAGGAGTCCGACTCGCCCACGGGCGGCGTCTCGGCGGCcgatccggccgccgccctgtCCCCTGCTGCCATCACCGCctacggcgccgccgtggcgcacCACCACCCGTTCTCCCCCTACTACCGCACGCCCGCCGGgtacctcctccaccagcaccagcagctggcggccgcggccgcaggGTACATGCACCGCCCGCTCGCGCTCCCGTCCACCTCCCACTCGGGGCGCGACGAGGGCGACGACATGTCCGGGCTGATCGGCCCCTTGATGGTGGCGCCCATGGTGGGCATGTCCCTgggttccggcggcggcgcgtcggggTCCAGCGGGTCCGGCAAGAAGCGGTTCCGCACCAAGTTCACGCAGGAGCAGAAGGACCGGATGCTGGGGTTCGCGGAGCAGCTGGGGTGGCgcatccagaagcacgacgagGCCGCCGTGCAGCAGTTCTGCGAGGAGGTCGGCGTCAAGCGCCACGTGCTCAAGGTCTGGATGCACAACAACAAGCACACCCTGGGCAAGAAGCCATGA